The Nostoc sp. UHCC 0926 nucleotide sequence AAAATCGGCCATAGCTCAAAGTGGCTTTGTTCTACCATTTTTTTACCTGGGCTAGGAGTCATACTGTCTACTCAGTACAAGCGTTTCATACTATATTATTAAGTACACTAACATGAAAATTTATAATTACCTCACGAAAAATTCATCTGTCTGTATTATGTACAATTTGATACTTTAAGTAATAAAGTAATAATTTGATTGAGTATCTCAGCATTTGTTCTGATTTGGAATAGCATAAAGTTTTTCGGTCAAGGCATGCTAGATAATGACGTAATCGGGTATTTTCAACCAGTTCTCCAACTTCTGGTACGATATCTTCTTATTGCGAATAGAATCCATAAATTCCCCAACCCCTATTTGACACTCATGAAAAGTAGCTATCCAAATTTGGCCGTATAAACCTATCCAAAAATTACTGTGTTATTTGTAATTAACCTTAACAAAATCAATTTGTGAAATGACGACTGAGAGAAGGCAACATAGACAAGTCTAATTTGTAGCAAAAAAGTCGGAGAAAGATTGATGTGTGGAATTGTTGCATTTTTCTCGAAACAGGAACCAATTTCCAAAGAGGCATTGAAACGGGCAACGCAAAGCTTACACCATCGGGGACCAGACGGACAAAACCATTGGATTTCTCCCAATCAACGAGTTGGATTGGGTCATGCCCGACTCAGCATTATTGACCTGACAACCGGCGAACAGCCGATTGCTAACGAAGAGGAGAACTTGCATATTGTCGTTAATGGAGAGTTTTATGACTTTGAACAGATACAGGCTGACTTGAAACGATGGGGATATAGGCTTCGTACCCGCTCTGACAGTGAAATTGCCCTTCATCTCTACGACGAGTTTGGTACACAATGCTTACAACGTTTGCGAGGCGAATTTGCATTTGTGCTATGGGATGAACGCAATCAAGTGCTATTTGCGGCTCGCGATCGCTTTGGCATCAAGCCGCTCTACTATACGGTAAATGGCGGTACTCTCTATTTAGCATCCGAAGTCAAGGCTTTATTTGCAGCGGGTGTGCCTGCTCGTTGGAACCCAGAGTCTTTTTTCCAATACAACAGCGCTGTACTAGAAGCAGATCATACTTTATTTCAAGACATTTATGAGGTTCCCCCTGGTCATTTTCTGCTGGCTTCCCACTCTGGCTGGCAACTGATGCGCTACTGGGATTTTAATTATCCCCGTATCAACGAGCCTGTTGCTCAATACAGTGAAAGCGAATACATTGAAAAACTTCGCTACACATTAGACGAAGCGATTCGACTTCGCTTGTGGGCAGATGTACCAGTTGGCTGCTATCTCAGCGGTGGAATCGATTCATCTACTGTGTTGGGAATGGCAGCTAGACACACCTCTCACCCAATACAGGCGTTTACTATCGCCTTTGATCAACCTCCTTATGACGAACAAGCTTTCGCTCGCGAGACAGCTGAACACGTCGGGGCAAATCTTCATATCCTTTCAGTCAGCCAATCCGATCTTGTCAGCAACTTTGCTGATGCCGTTTATTACGGTGAGAGGCTTTCCAACAGTATCTCCACGGCTGGCAAATATTTATTGAGCAAAGCGACTCGAGATATGGGTTACAAAGTTGTACTCACGGGTGAAGGTTCTGACGAAATCTTCGGAGGATATGTTGCTATGCGTGAGGATATGTTGCTCTACAACACAGAAGGACAAGATGAGCAGATTGTACAGCAGCTATTAGCTCAATTGCAATTGAACAATCCAGTTTCTGCGCTTTTATTAGAAACTGATGCATCAGAGATGCCTTTAAACAGCGTGCAGCAGACTTTAGGTTTTGTACCAACCTGGCTCAAAAACGTTTCAGCTGACCTTATGAAAGCTGGCATTATGAAACTTTGCCCTTTTTATACGCCTGCATTTGCTGCTTTTGTGGCAGAACGCGACGCCTTTCGGATTTTTTTGAATCGCTTAGATGTACAGGGTCAACTAACTGGGCGGGAACCCGTCAATCAATCCCTTTATTTGTGGTCTAAAACGGTTTTGCCAAACTACGTTTTGAGAATGCTGGGCGATGGTGTAGAAATGGCACATTCTATTGAGGGGCGTCTGCCATTTCTTGACCATCATGTGGTTGAGCTAGTGCGCGACTTTCCTGTTTCACTCAAAATCCGTGGTACGACCGAAAAATATGTGCTGCGAGAAGCGGCACGCCCTTTCTTGACAGACACGATTTATCATCGTAAAAAGCACTCGTATTCTCCTCCACCTTCTGCTCTGCAAAGCAATGAGCCGTTGCAAGAACTACTCCAGGATACTCTGCGAGGCGAGGTGATGAAATCACTACCGTTCTACGACCAAAAAGCAGTTATTGCACTCCTAGATCAACTGCCCCAAATGGATGACAGTAAACGCAATCAAGTAACTTTTACTCTGACAGGAATGGTGAGTGCTTGTATTTTACAAGAACGGTTTAAACTTACGGGATAAATAAAAGGTAAAACCAGGGTTTGTGTCCTCACCTCTGCTGGTTATGTTGCAAAAACAATTTGAGGACAGACGATCCACCTCAATCATCACTAGACTTGTCCGAAAATTTAAAAAGCAGTCTGTACCTGGCTTTGAGATAGGTTAAGCACAATCCAGAGTTAACGGATTGAGTGATGGTTGTGCTACGTACAACCGTACATCTTCTTGTGGGCGATCGCCTGCAAAGTACGTCGAGGTGAATAACTAGCAACTTGGGTTAAATAGATGATAAAAACAATAACAACGTTCTTCTAATGCGATTTTCACAAATCTGCGAAGGATTGCTATATTCTGCTTTTTACTTTTTCAACAAATGCCAACATTGTTGAGCGATCGCCCAATCTTCTTGGGTATGTATAACTAATACTCGTACTGTTGACTCAAGGGTGGCAATGTCCTGATCAACAGGCTGCTGCTGATTTTTCTGGGGGTCAATTTTCAGTCCCAAAAATCCAAATGTATCACAGGCTGCTTGGCGAATTTCCGCAGAATGTTCGCCTACGCCTGCGGTAAACACCAAAACATCCAATCCCCCCAGATTGGCAAGCATTGCACCGATACCAGACCGCAAGCGATGTATGTAAATATCCCAAGCGAGTTGAGCGCGGTAATTGCCTTGAGCGATCGCTTCGATTACTTGGGGTATATCGCTGGATATACCCGAAATTCCTCGTAAACCAGAAGCTTTATTTAGCACGTAATCCAATCTTTCAGCCGAGTAATTAGATTGCCGCAACAAGTAAATCAGAATTCCCGGATCAACTGAACCAGAACGACTACCCATCATCAATCCATCCATAGGAGTAAATCCCATTGTGGTATCAACACTGCAACCGTTTTTAATTGCTGTCAAAGAGCAACCGTTGCCCAAATGACAGGTAATTAACCGCAGGGATGCTAAATCTTGACCAAGGATTTGGGCTGCACGTTGAGAACAATATTGGTGACTGATACCATGAAAACCATAACGACGGATACCTTGCTCTACCCACTCATAAGGGCCAGGATAGATTGCTGCTGCATCAGGTAATGTGGCATGAAATCCAGTATCAAATACTGCTATCTGGGTGACATTATCTAAGCTTTTATCAATCGCTTTTATACCTTCCAAAGCTGCTGGATTGTGTGCTGGAGCTAGATTAGAAAGACGAGCGATCGCCTTTTTTACATCCTCAGTAATTACCATAGTGTCTCGGTAATCTTGCCCGCCATGTACTACACGATGCCCCACTACATCGATTTCTGACAACTGACCAATCACCTTGGTAGCACCACAACTGAGAGTATAAAGCATATAGGTGAGGTGTGCTTCTCGGGAATCGCCATAAATTTTTTCTTGCAGCGTTTCGCCTGTAGCTGTTTTTACCTGTATTTCTGCTACACCCCGGTCTTTAGTCCAGTTAACTTTTCCTTCCCAAAGAGGTTGGGGTGCTTGATTGGGTAAAGCCTCATCTTTTATTTCATATAAACAACTTTTTTGGCTGCTTGAGCCAGCATTTAATACGAGTATTTTCATGACAAAAAGGTTTGTTAGTAGTGCATCAATGGAAGAATAAGAACTTGTCGTTTGATTAATTTTTAAAGGGTTAAAGTTATCGCTTAAAACTGGTGCTTGGCTACGAAATCCATTAAAATCGTCAGGCTGCTGAGTCGAGGTGTGGTAATAAGTCCCCCCTGCTCTTGTTCTGTCGGCGAAGAATCTTTTTGGGTAAGTCTTGAACAATTTATCGCGAATTCTTTGCGTACCTCAGCGTGCCTGGAGCGTTTAAATTTAAACCATAAATTTTACGCAAAGATATACCTAGTAAGGCCACTTCCAGTTGACGATTTCTGGCTGATCAATACCGTGCTTGTGAGCATAATTCCGGTTGTTAATAATTTCGTTCTTCATCCGCTCTCTAACATAGACAGCAGCAGAACCCAGCTTTGGAACGCGGTCAATCACGTCAATCACTAGATTGAACCGATCAACTTGGTTGTTGATCGCTAACTCAAGTGGTGTGTTAATGCTGCCCTTTTCCTTGTAGCCGCGCACATGAATATTTTCATGATTAGTGCGACGGTAAGCAAGTTTGTGAATCAGCCAAGGATAGCCGTGGAAATTGAAAATCACAGGCTTATCTGTGGTAAAAAGACTATCGAAATCCCAGTCTGATAGTCCATGTGAATGTTCAGTCTCTGGTTGCAACTTGTACAAGTCAACAACATTAATAAACCGCACCTTGAGGTCGGGGAACTCATCTCTTAAGATGGCAGTTGCAGCTAAGGCTTCCATAGTCACAACATCTCCACAAGATGCCATGACGACATCTGGAAGATCGGGTTCTTGCCCATGATGGTCATTGCTTGCCCAGTCCCAAATGCCGATGCCTTTAGTGCAATGTGCGATCGCTTCTTCTATGCTGAGAAACTGGAGGTGTTTTTGCTTATCTGCAACGATCACGTTGACGTAGTTGGTGCTACGTAGGCAATGATAGGCTACAGAAAGTAGACAGTTAGCATCGGGAGGTAAATAAATCCGGGTAACTTCAGCACTCTTATTAGTAACCAAATCTATGAATCCTGGATCTTGGTGGCTAAAACCGTTGTTGTCTTGTCGCCAAACAGTAGAGGATAGTAAGATATTCTCTGAAGAAATCGGCGATCGCCAAGCAACTTCATTTTTGCTGATTTCTAGCCATTTGGCGTGCTGGTTAAACATAGAGTCAACAACGTGAGCAAAAGCTTCATAACTGTGGAAGAAACCATGCCGCCCAGATAATAGATAGCCTTCCAGCCAGCCGAACAGGTTATGTTCACTGAGCATTTCCATCACTCGCCCGTCGGTAGATAGCTCACTGCCATCTGCATCTTCAGGGAGCATATCT carries:
- a CDS encoding acetate kinase, translated to MKILVLNAGSSSQKSCLYEIKDEALPNQAPQPLWEGKVNWTKDRGVAEIQVKTATGETLQEKIYGDSREAHLTYMLYTLSCGATKVIGQLSEIDVVGHRVVHGGQDYRDTMVITEDVKKAIARLSNLAPAHNPAALEGIKAIDKSLDNVTQIAVFDTGFHATLPDAAAIYPGPYEWVEQGIRRYGFHGISHQYCSQRAAQILGQDLASLRLITCHLGNGCSLTAIKNGCSVDTTMGFTPMDGLMMGSRSGSVDPGILIYLLRQSNYSAERLDYVLNKASGLRGISGISSDIPQVIEAIAQGNYRAQLAWDIYIHRLRSGIGAMLANLGGLDVLVFTAGVGEHSAEIRQAACDTFGFLGLKIDPQKNQQQPVDQDIATLESTVRVLVIHTQEDWAIAQQCWHLLKK
- the asnB gene encoding asparagine synthase (glutamine-hydrolyzing), which translates into the protein MCGIVAFFSKQEPISKEALKRATQSLHHRGPDGQNHWISPNQRVGLGHARLSIIDLTTGEQPIANEEENLHIVVNGEFYDFEQIQADLKRWGYRLRTRSDSEIALHLYDEFGTQCLQRLRGEFAFVLWDERNQVLFAARDRFGIKPLYYTVNGGTLYLASEVKALFAAGVPARWNPESFFQYNSAVLEADHTLFQDIYEVPPGHFLLASHSGWQLMRYWDFNYPRINEPVAQYSESEYIEKLRYTLDEAIRLRLWADVPVGCYLSGGIDSSTVLGMAARHTSHPIQAFTIAFDQPPYDEQAFARETAEHVGANLHILSVSQSDLVSNFADAVYYGERLSNSISTAGKYLLSKATRDMGYKVVLTGEGSDEIFGGYVAMREDMLLYNTEGQDEQIVQQLLAQLQLNNPVSALLLETDASEMPLNSVQQTLGFVPTWLKNVSADLMKAGIMKLCPFYTPAFAAFVAERDAFRIFLNRLDVQGQLTGREPVNQSLYLWSKTVLPNYVLRMLGDGVEMAHSIEGRLPFLDHHVVELVRDFPVSLKIRGTTEKYVLREAARPFLTDTIYHRKKHSYSPPPSALQSNEPLQELLQDTLRGEVMKSLPFYDQKAVIALLDQLPQMDDSKRNQVTFTLTGMVSACILQERFKLTG